A genomic segment from Colletotrichum higginsianum IMI 349063 chromosome 5, whole genome shotgun sequence encodes:
- a CDS encoding ATP-dependent bile acid permease — translation MSLPLSGAALAVAALSSSVAAYNVFRQLRIGKPKGWFYEDVDGYATPKALAEFSSRGIKVAVLLFSAIGTGTSIAGLVLSTVYKFRHGFLLENSLNAAAWGLVLLQAICIAVLHSPVESHNLGIWLTVSSCFLAVSSAQPLSYYFTAQFTGQRAVMGLVWLISALDATMLAAVSGMLPRRPEIVYDGAKVDRQWTVSLLNRLTWSWIQPLLRHASLHDGLEGDDVPHADFNLRSKQLAKEWNKFEHKPTLFLSLAATYKGRLAVLWAATLVRCAVSILPFWFMLRILKILETEVTRSNPVQLFIFVLGMAVSNLADSWMEGWAYWYSLADLALPIRTQISGLIFDKALRRKNVRAAGPDDSAGESEQADAASAEDSFVPKSRQVIVNLVGVDTERLSYFFQFQFLILNGVVKLVIFSFFLLQLLGWIPFCAGIAAWAVTLPPNAWFSRKVLAESQSLMRHRDAKLSKMNEVLLGLRQIKFSGLESRWERRILALRETELKTLWKFFLADSGLFACWVISPIFLAVASLVTHVFIEGSLLPSVAFVSIGILNSLETTLGSLPELLTLALDSLVSLRRIDAYLKESEREALVADGSCIVFERASISWHADEDTPQKDRFTMDEISLSFPKGALSVISGKVGTGKTLLLSAILGEADLLSGSIRVPKKQTSKQDVPNTDKWVIPGSIAYISQTPWLENASLRNNVLFGLPFNKERYDDVLDACALREDLAALPDGDGTELGANGVNLSGGQKWRVTLARAVYSRAEILLMEDIFSAVDSHVGAWIFEKCLTGDLCRGRTRVLVTHHLGLVLPEAEFLVELGDGGVVYSGSAGTRAPSGSRDQGPSDVVIAGSVDSDPGAKSTADVVNPERSQLPEPLTSPPRKFMQEESRQKGTVKASVYLTYVRCSGGLYLWAACLGVYLTYQVGIIGRAWWLRIWTGEANVNAASGSFLVHPAYNSPFATQQLFAQTADQSPTKTDVLFYVQVYVAISLGTALIGVLRNISSYFLAVRASRALFEKMLFAVMRVTLRWLDTVPTGRILNRFTADFSVIDERIAMTWSLFLSNLLRLVGICVASCFASPYLIIPAVVLLGFGVVAGSKYLVVSRPLKRLESNAKSPVFELFNTTLAGLSTIRAFRKTQTYLEQMHRSLDTWAMTTFYIALANRWMSFRMALIAALFSVAVGVVITVKPIDAALTGLALTFILDFSESLRWMVRCYGDMELEMNSMERVVEYMALETEPLAGENPAAVWPTSGSIEFEKLEVGYAPDLPPVLTDLSLRIRHGERIGVVGRTGAGKSSLTLALFRFLEARSGSITIDGLDISKLNLTDLRSRISIVPQHPVLFSGTLRSNLDPFGEYANVELHEALARFHLTGSSSSHESDESGRDTNLFRDLSSPVSESGGNLSQGQQQLVCIARALLADSKIVVLDEATSSIDAATDDLIQQSIRSCFVDRTLIVVAHRLRTVSDFDRILVLDGGRMVEFGTPRELWDNEGVFRGMCDSTGEKEELRQSIVG, via the exons ATGTCCCTTCCGCTCAGTGGTGCAGCATTGGCTGTTGCAGCGCTGTCATCGTCTGTCGCAGCCTACAACGTGTTTCGTCAACTGCGAATTGGGAAGCCAAAGGGTTGGTTTTacgaggacgtcgatggTTACGCCACGCCGAAAGCCCTGGCCGAGTTCTCTAGCAGAGGTATCAAGGTCGCCGTCCTTCTCTTTTCAGCCATTGGGACGGGCACGTCCATCGCCGGTCTGGTACTCTCAACTGTCTACAAGTTCCGCCATGGCTTCTTGTTGGAAAACAGCTTGAACGCGGCTGCGTGG GGCCTCGTTCTTCTGCAGGCTATCTGCATAGCTGTTTTGCACTCTCCTGTTGAGTCCCATAACCTGGGTATTTGGCTCACAGTTTCATCCTGCTTCCTGGCGGTATCCTCGGCTCAACCCTTGAGCTATTACTTCACGGCGCAGTTTACGGGGCAAAGGGCTGTCATGGGTCTTGTATGGTTGATCAGTGCTCTTGATGCCACAATGCTCGCAGCCGTCAGCGGCATGCTCCCTCGAAGGCCGGAAATCGTCTACGACGGAGCCAAAGTCGACCGTCAGTGGACTGTCTCTCTACTCAACCGATTGACCTGGTCCTGGATCCAACCGCTGCTGCGCCACGCCTCGCTGCACGATGGACTCGAGGGAGACGACGTCCCTCACGCGGACTTCAATCTGAGATCGAAGCAGTTGGCGAAAGAGTGGAACAAGTTTGAACATAAACCCACTCTGTTTCTGTCTCTCGCGGCGACGTACAAGGGAAGATTGGCGGTTTTGTGGGCGGCAACCCTCGTCCGCTGCGCGGTCAGCATCCTCCCGTTCTGGTTCATGCTCCGCATCCTCAAGATTCTCGAAACCGAGGTCACCAGATCCAACCCGGTGCAGCTGTTCATCTTCGTCCTGGGCATGGCTGTCTCCAACCTTGCCGACTCC TGGATGGAGGGTTGGGCGTATTGGTATTCCCTGGCCGACCTCGCTCTGCCGATCCGCACCCAGATATCGGGTCTCATATTTGACAAGGCACTGCGGCGGAAGAACGTCAGAGCAGCGGGCCCGGACGACTCGGCTGGTGAGTCTGAACAGGCCGACGCGGCATCAGCCGAGGACTCGTTCGTGCCCAAGTCTCGTCAGGTCATTGTGAACCTGGTCGGCGTCGACACCGAGCGCCTGTCGTACTTCTTCCAGTTCCAGttcctcatcctcaacggggtcgtcaagctcgtcatcttctccttcttcctcctccagctgCTCGGCTGGATCCCGTTCtgcgccggcatcgccgcctgGGCCGTCACCTTGCCGCCGAATGCTTGGTTTTCGAGAAAAGTCCTAGCCGAGTCGCAGTCTCTGATGCGGCACCGGGACGCCAAGCTGTCCAAGATGAACGAAGTACTCCTCGGGCTGCGGCAGATCAAGTTCTCCGGTCTGGAGTCACGGTGGGAGAGGCGGATCCTTGCGCTGAGAGAGACGGAGCTCAAGACCCTCTGGAAGTTCTTTCTTGCAGATAGCGGGTTGTTCGCTTGCTGGGTCATCAGCCCGATCTTCCTGGCTGTGGCATCACTCGTCACCCACGTCTTCATCGAGGGTTCGTTGTTGCCTTCGGTGGCGTTCGTTAGCATTGGAATCCTGAACAGTCTCGAGACAACTCTGGGATCGCTTCCGGAGCTGCTCACCCTGGCGCTTGATTCTCTTGTTTCTCTGAGAAGGATTGATGCCTATCTGAAAGAGTCAGAAAGAGAAGCGTTGGTGGCTGATGGCTCCTGTATCGTTTTCGAGAGGGCTTCCATCTCCTGGCATGCCGACGAGGATACCCCCCAGAAGGACAGGTTCACCATGGACGAAATCAGCTTGTCGTTTCCAAAAGGAGCACTCTCCGTCATCTCCGGGAAGGTCGGGACAGGTAAAACGCTTCTTTTGTCCGCCATACTGGGTGAAGCAGATCTTTTGAGCGGCTCGATTCGGGTACCCAAGAAACAAACTTCCAAGCAAGATGTTCCCAACACGGACAAATGGGTTATCCCAGGATCCATCGCCTACATCAGCCAGACCCCGTGGCTCGAGAACGCCTCTCTGCGAAACAACGTCCTGTTCGGCCTTCCCTTCAACAAAGAGCGGtacgacgacgtcctcgacgcgtGTGCCCTGAGAGAAGACCTCGCTGCGCTTCCGGACGGCGATGGCACGGAGCTCGGGGCCAACGGCGTCAACCTGAGCGGCGGTCAGAAGTGGCGTGTCACGCTCGCGCGTGCCGTGTACTCCCGGGCCGAGATCCTACTAATGGAAGACATCTTCAGCGCCGTGGATTCGCACGTGGGCGCGTGGATATTCGAAAAGTGCCTCACGGGCGACCTCTGCAGAGGACGGACGAGGGTCCTCGTCACACACCACTTGGGTCTAGTCCTTCCCGAAGCAGAGTTTCTGGTTGAACTCGGGGACGGTGGCGTAGTCTACTCCGGCTCGGCGGGAACTCGAGCTCCAAGCGGCAGCCGAGATCAGGGTCCGTCGGACGTTGTCATTGCCGGCTCCGTTGATTCCGATCCCGGTGCGAAATCGACTGCGGACGTTGTGAACCCGGAGCGCTCTCAACTACCAGAGCCACTTACTTCTCCTCCAAGGAAGTTCATGCAAGAAGAAAGTCGCCAGAAAGGCACCGTAAAGGCGAGCGTCTATCTAACGTACGTCAGATGCAGCGGTGGTCTTTATCTATGGGCTGCTTGTCTTGGAGTTTACCTTACGTACCAAGTTGGAATCATCG GTCGGGCTTGGTGGCTTCGAATCTGGACTGGCGAGGCCAACGTCAATGCAGCAAGCGGGAGCTTCCTCGTCCATCCGGCTTACAACTCCCCCTTTGCTACACAACAGTTATTCGCCCAGACGGCCGACCAGAGTCCCACAAAGACCGATGTGCTCTTCTACGTCCAAGTCTACGTTGCCATCTCGCTCGGCACGGCGCTCATCGGCGTCCTGCGCAACATTTCGTCCTACTTCCTCGCCGTGAGGGCGAGCAGGGCGCTCTTCGAGAAGATGCTCTTCGCAGTCATGCGCGTCACGCTGCGTTGGCTGGACACCGTCCCCACCGGCCGCATCCTCAACCGGTTCACGGCCGACTTCAGCGTCATCGACGAGCGGATCGCCATGACCTGGAGCCTGTTCCTCTCCAACCTCCTCAGGCTGGTCGGCATCTGCGTCGCGTCCTGCTTTGCGTCGCCGTACCTCATCATCCCCGCCGTTGTCCTTCTCGGGTTCGGAGTCGTCGCCGGCAGCAAGTACCTCGTCGTCAGCCGGCCGCTGAAAAGGCTCGAGAGCAACGCCAAGTCCCCCGTCTTTGAGCTCTTCAACACCACGCTGGCCGGCCTCTCGACGATCCGGGCATTCCGGAAGACGCAGACGTACCTGGAACAGATGCACCGCAGCCTCGACACGTGGGCGATGACCACCTTCTACATCGCCCTGGCCAACCGGTGGATGAGCTTCCGCATGGCTCTCATCGCCGCTCTCTTCAGCGTCGCGGTGGGAGTCGTCATCACCGTCAAGCCCATTGACGCGGCCTTGACCGGGCTCGCCTTGACTTTCATCCTGGACTTTTCCGAGAGCCTTCGCTGGATGGTTCGGTGCTACGGGGACATGGAGCTGGAGATGAACTCGATGGAGCGCGTGGTCGAGTACATGGCCCTGGAGACGGAGCCGCTTGCAGGGGAGAACCCGGCGGCAGTCTGGCCAACCTCGGGAAGCATCGAGTTTgagaagctcgaggttgGCTACGCGCCAGACTTGCCGCCTGTGCTCACGGATCTCTCGCTCCGGATCAGGCACGGTGAGCGGATTGGCGTTGTGGGCCGTACTGGGGCAGGCAAGTCGTCGTTGACGCTCGCCCTGTTCCGGTTCCTGGAAGCCCGGTCGGGCAGTATCACGATTGATGGGCTTGACATCTCGAAGCTCAACTTGACTGACTTGAGATCGCGAATATCCATCGTCCCGCAG CATCCCGTGTTATTCTCCGGTACACTCAGGTCCAACTTGGACCCCTTCGGCGAGTATGCGAACGTCGAGCTTCATGAGGCCCTCGCCAGGTTTCATCTCACAGGGTCATCATCCAGTCACGAGTCCGACGAGTCTGGGAGAGACACCAACCTCTTCCGCGACTTGTCAAGCCCTGTATCCGAGTCTGGCGGCAACCTCTCCCAGGGCCAGCAACAGCTCGTGTGCATCGCCCgtgccctcctcgccgactcCAAGATCGTagtcctcgacgaggccaccTCGTCCATCGACGCGGCGACGGACGACCTGATCCAGCAGAGCATCCGCAGCTGCTTCGTCGACAGGACCCTGATTGTGGTCGCTCACCGGCTGCGGACCGTTTCCGATTTCGACAGGATACttgtccttgacggcggGCGCATGGTCGAGTTCGGGACGCCGCGCGAGTTGTGGGACAACGAGGGCGTGTTCCGCGGCATGTGTGATAGTACgggggagaaggaagagTTGCGTCAGAGTATCGTGGGCTGA
- a CDS encoding Terpene cyclase/mutase family member: protein MNSPTFATDLTRWRLSSQDGVHRWRYLTQSEGDEPKQTEVEQYLLGILHQEKKTAGRSEARSFDDSARDGFSFITRLQLAEGQWACDYGGPSFLLPGLVFAMFITGTEFPEEWKVEMARYLENHANEDGGWGLHLEGKSTVFATGLYYVMLRLLGVDRHHPLASRARDCLLSLCGAIGIPQWGKIWLACLNLYDWGGINCIPLDVWLLSAWLPFHPSRWWVQCRVVYLPTSYLWSNRCTIPLTPLLSELRQETYTEHFGKINFPNHRNTTAPSDAMRSISPLLLVFFSIWTVWCNYLRPQWLLDLANRSVSELMRREERNTDSECIAPVNKAFHMVQTWFEDGPESERLQKHRDKVDVYLCLGPNGMTSNRTNGVQVWDTAFAIQAAFEAGLAEDPTFSKALRKSHEFLDKSQLREDLDDPFRQPRKGGWPFRTKSSGYIVSDCAAESLKSVLMLQNDHSYSQLLDDSRLRDCVDTLLLMQNKDGGFASYEKIRGSEYLELLNPAEVFDRIMVEYSYPECTTAVLTALSLFKRHFPQYRTRKIDETIRRAVGFVGRSQKEDGSWYGAWAICFTYAAFFALQSLEAVGEQHHNSERVRRACAFLLSKQMEDGGWGEHYSSCDERRWVQHEKSQVVNTSWAVLSLMHAGYPDPRPIQSGLKLIQSRQLSNGEWLQEAVEGVFNQTCMIGYPNYKLYFPVMALGAYKRMYLPKINVAKQ, encoded by the exons ATGAACAGCCCAACTTTTGCAACCGACTTGACACGCTGGCGTCTCTCGAGCCAAGATGGGGTTCATCGTTGGAGGTATCTGACCCAgagcgagggcgacgagcccAAGCAAACCGAGGTAGAACAGTACCTGCTGGGGATATTGCAtcaggagaagaagacggccgggCGCTCTGAGGCCCGCTCCTTCGACGACAGCGCCCGCGATGGTTTCAGCTTCATCACGCGTCTGCAGCTTGCCGAGGGCCAGTGGGCATGCGACTACGGCGGCCCAAGCTTCCTGCTTCCCGGCCTTGTCTTCGCCATGTTCATCACAGGCACCGAGTTTCCCGAGGAGTGGAAAGTGGAGATGGCCCGGTACCTCGAGAACCACGCGAACGAGGACGGAGGCTGGGGCCTGCATCTCGAAGGCAAGTCGACCGTCTTCGCGACTGGCCTGTACTATGTCATGCTTCGACTCCTTGGCGTAGACCGGCATCACCCTCTGGCCAGCAGGGCAAGGGACTGCCTGCTCTCGTTGTGCGGCGCCATTGGAATCCCGCAATGGGGCAAGATATGGCTCGCCTGTCTCAACCTCTACGACTGGGGGGGCATCAACTGTATTCCCCTCGATGTCTGGCTACTCTCCGCCTGGCTCCCATTCCACCCTTCGCGGTGGTGGGTGCAGTGCCGCGTCGTTTACCTCCCGACCTCGTACCTCTGGTCCAACCGCTGCACCATACCACTGACACCGCTCCTTTCCGAGCTCCGGCAAGAGACATACACCGAACACTTTGGTAAAATCAACTTTCCCAACCATCGCAACACCACCGCACCGTCCGATGCCATGCGTTCCATTTCTCCCCTGCTGTTGGTTTTCTTCTCGATATGGACTGTTTGGTGCAACTATCTGCGACCACAATGGCTGCTTGATCTGGCCAACCGCAGCGTCTCCGAGCTGATGCGGAGAGAGGAGCGGAATACGGACTCGGAATGTATTGCTCCGGTGAACAAAGCCTTTCACATGGTACAGACGTGGTTCGAAGACGGGCCCGAGTCGGAAAGACTGCAAAAGCACCGCGACAAGGTCGATGTATACCTCTGTCTGGGCCCCAACGGTATGACAAGCAACAGAACCAACGGAGTCCAAGTCTGGGACACTGCTTTCGCAATCCAGGCTGCTTTCGAGGCAGGATTGGCAGAAGATCCAACCTTCAGCAAGGCACTGCGCAAATCTCATGAGTTTCTGGACAAGTCCCAGCTCCGAGAGGACCTAGACGACCCATTTCGCCAGCCAAGGAAGGGAGGCTGGCCGTTCAGGACCAAAAGCAGCGGGTACATCGTCTCTGATTGCGCGGCGGAGAGTCTCAAGTCGGTCCTCATGCTGCAGAACGACCACAGCTATTCGCAATTGCTAGACGACTCGAGGCTCAGAGATTGCGTCGACACGCTGCTTCTCATGCAGAACAAGGACGGTGGCTTCGCAAGCTACGAGAAGATCCGGGGCAGCGAGTACCTGGAGCTCCTCAACCCGGCCGAGGTCTTTGATCGCATCATGGTTGAATACTCATACCCAGAGTGCACCACTGCGGTTCTGACTGCGCTATCTCTGTTCAAACGGCATTTTCCCCAGTACCGTACGCGGAAGATCGACGAAACGATTCGAAGAGCGGTCGGCTTTGTGGGACGCAGCCAGAAGGAGGACGGGAGCTGGTATGGAGCCTGGGCGATTTGCTTCACCTATGCCGCATTCTTCGCCTTGCAAAGCTTGGAGGCAGTGGGCGAGCAGCATCACAACAGCGAGCGCGTCCGCCGGGCTTGTGCGTTTCTCCTGAGCAAGCAAATGGAGGACGGGGGATGGGGCGAGCACTACTCGTCCTGCGACGAGAGGAGATGGGTTCAGCACGAAAAAAGCCAGGTTGTAAACACTTCCTGGGCTGTCCTGTCATTGATGCATGCCGGATATCCTGATCCGAGACCCATTCAGAGCGGACTCAAG TTGATACAGAGTCGGCAGTTGTCAAATGGTGAGTGGCTACAGGAAGCAGTTGAGGGGGTCTTCAACCAGACGTG CATGATCGGATACCCGAACTACAAGCTCTATTTTCCGGTTATGGCCTTGGGAGCATACAAGCGGATGTATCTACCAAAGATCAATGTGGCGAAGCAGTAG
- a CDS encoding Catabolic 3-dehydroquinase produces the protein MAKSILLINGPNLNLLGTREPHIYGSTTLAQLEASSREHARSLGADLQSFQSNTEGAIVDRIHAARDAGVDVIIINPAAYTHTSVAIRDALLGVAIPFVELHISNTHARESFRHHSYLSDKAEAVIMGFGIHGYGYAIDHAVKNIKPKA, from the coding sequence ATGGCAAAGTCAATCCTCCTCATCAACGGCCCCAACCTGAACCTCCTGGGCACCCGCGAGCCTCACATCTACGGCTCGACGACGCTCGCGCAGCTCGAGGCCTCGTCCAGGGAGCACGCGCGgtccctcggcgccgacctgCAGTCGTTCCAGTCCAACACGgagggcgccatcgtcgaccgCATCCACGCCGCgcgggacgccggcgtcgacgtcatcatcatcaacccgGCGGCCTACACGCACACGAGCGTCGCCATCCGCGACGCGctgctcggcgtcgccatcCCCTTCGTCGAGCTGCACATCAGCAACACCCACGCGCGGGAGTCGTTCCGGCACCACAGCTACCTGAGCGACAAGGCGGAGGCGGTCATCATGGGGTTCGGCATCCACGGCTACGGGTACGCGATTGACCACGCGGTCAAGAACATCAAGCCAAAGGCGTGA
- a CDS encoding Taurine catabolism dioxygenase has protein sequence MRQVARYVRSTCGFRKLTLNTFASSTFISHPRFHATIHTPPPLSYDLRCLEAPRLSHAKDPDHVRQISQHLEKVGMLKIKLGFPDSDSDYLKQLLHSLHEHHNHQLPISHSATRGWFWDVRPSETNFQAGDHQARSETMNDFPWHTDCSYEEPPPRYFALQVLQHDRYGGGTLSVLNVQRLSELLPPSARAALKAPEYRISIPSEFIKDPSRKHIHATVLATGPDGESTMIRYREDILEPLTDRASRALEELKEALARKEVQAQATVHLRSSDLPKGSIILMDNRRWLHARNHINDPARHLRRVRWDVCPFGDASESRA, from the coding sequence ATGCGCCAAGTTGCCCGCTACGTCCGCAGTACATGCGGTTTCCGCAAACTAACCCTTAATACATTCGCATCTTCTACCTTCATTTCCCATCCTCGCTTTCATGCCACAATACACACGCCGCCTCCATTGTCTTACGACTTACGGTGTCTCGAGGCACCCAGGTTAAGCCATGCCAAAGACCCAGATCATGTCCGGCAGATATCGCAGCATCTGGAGAAAGTCGGCATGCTCAAGATCAAGCTAGGGTTCCccgacagcgacagcgatTACCTCAAGCAGCTGCTGCACAGTCTCCACGAACATCACAACCACCAGCTGCCCATCTCCCACAGCGCGACCCGCGGCTGGTTCTGGGACGTTCGCCCGAGCGAGACCAActtccaggccggcgaccaCCAGGCGCGCTCGGAAACCATGAACGACTTCCCCTGGCACACGGACTGCAGCTACGaagagccgccgccgaggtaTTTCGCCCTCCAGGTCCTCCAGCACGATCGGTACGGAGGCGGCACCCTTTCCGTCTTGAACGTCCAGAGGCTGAGCGAGCTACTCCCCCCCTCGGCGCGAGCGGCATTGAAGGCGCCGGAATACCGGATCTCGATCCCGTCCGAGTTCATCAAGGACCCGAGCCGGAAACACATCCACGCCACGGTGCTCGCCaccggccccgacggcgagTCGACCATGATCCGGTATCGAGAAGACATCCTGGAACCCCTGACGGATCGCGCGTCGAGGGCGCtggaggagctcaaggaggcGCTGGCCAGGAAGGAGGTGCAGGCGCAGGCGACGGTGCATCTGCGCTCGTCCGACCTCCCCAAGGGGTCCATCATCCTCATGGACAACCGCCGCTGGCTGCACGCGCGGAATCACATCAACGACCCGGCGCGCCACCTCCGACGGGTGCGATGGGACGTGTGTCCGTTTGGTGATGCTTCGGAAAGCCGTGCCTGA